TTACCGTTGAGCGTGCTCGTAAGATTCAGAGATTCTTGTCTCAACCATTCGCCGTCGCCGAGGTCTTCACTGGTATCCCAGGTAGATTGGTCAGACTGAAGGACACCGTCAGATCCTTCAAGGAGGTCTTGGATGGTAAGTACGACCATTTGCCAGAAAACGCTTTCTACATGGTTGGTGGTATCGAAGACGTTGTCGCCAAGGCTGAAAAGTTGGCTGCCGAGGCTAACTAAGGAGTTAAAGCACCTTGAAAATGTCATTATGTTTTAAATAACATTATATACTGCACGATTGATGTTTTAGATTGAATATATTCGGGTTGTTACTCGTTAAAAGTGTTTTACCTAGCGTCCTTTATATGGCACCCCTCGCATGTAAACGTCCTGAGATCTGAGAATTGGAGTGCGCGCTTGCTCGACGTGAAGACACGCAAGAATGATTGAATAGCACCCTCATCTCTCCATAAACCTTCGACCACAATGAGCTTCTTCTCCCAACTGACAGGAGCATTGGACAAGCCAGGTTTTAATTGGAAACTTCTGATTGCTGGATTTTCCAGTGCCGAGTTTGCGTTTGAAGCTTACTTGTCGTATCGtcaaatcaaaaagcttcaagAGAAGGGACACCAAGTTCCTCAGAGTCTGAAGGGCAAAAttgaggaagatgttgCTTTGAAGTCCCAGGATTATTCATTCACCAAGCTCAAGTTTGGTATCTTTAGTGACGCTGTCAACTTATTATACAACTTGACATGGATAAagtttgatattcttcCCAAGCTATGGAACTTGAGTGGCAACCTATTGGCTAATAGTCTGGCGTTTTTACCGTGGAAAGGAACTTTGGTTCAATCTCTTGTATTCGTCAACCTTCTGAGTATTGCAGGACTGGTTGTGTCCCTTCCGTTAAGTTATTACTCAACGTTTGTGATTGAGGAAAAGTTTGGTTTCAACAAACAGACGCTCAAGCTGTGGATCACAGATGCCATCAAGGGTCTTTTATTGAGCTTTGTGTTTGGTACCGCCATTTATGCCGGATTCCTAAAAATTGTCGATTATTTCAGCGATACATTCATGTTTTACATGTCTGTCTTCATGTTTGTGATTCAGATAttcttcattatctttTATCCTAAGTTTATACAACCATTGTTTAACAAGCTGACTCCTTTGGAAGATGGTGAATTAAAGCAATCCATTGAGAAGCTTGCAGCTGATCAAAAATTCCCGTTGGACAAACTTTATGTCATCGATGGCTCTAAGAGATCTTCGCATTCCAATGCTTACTTTTTAGGTCTTCCTTGGGGAACTAAACAAATTGTTATTTTTGATACTCTGATTGAAAAGTCCTCCGTCGACGAGGTGACAGCTGTATTGGGTCATGAGATTGGGCATTGGGCTCTTTCTCACACAACCAAGTTACTGTTGATCAATCAGGTGCagttgttttcaatcttttcactTTTTGcccttttcttcaagaataaGTCATTATACCaatcttttggattttCTGGGCAGCCGGTAATCATTGGTTTCACTTTGTTTTCTGATGTACTCAAACCATTCAATGCTGTCCTTTCGTTTGCTACAAACCTACTTTCCAGAAACTACGAATACCAGGCTGACGAGTACGCTGTTGATTTGGGATATTCTTCTGACTTAAGCAGTGCTCTAATCAGCCTTCATAAGGagaatctttcttctttgcaTGTTGATTGGTTGTACTCTGCTTATAGTCACTCTCACCCTCATCTTACTGAGAGATTACAAGCCATAGAATTCAATGCtaaaaaagagaaatagTATATATATCGATATATAAGTTTTATTTGATCTATTCTTCACTTGCAATTTCGTATGATTTATAGTCTTTATACGGTGTAAAGCATTCTCAAGAGTGTTGGTAGTTAGAAATGGCTAGACAAGCGTTAAGAGTCactctttgaagttcaatTGCAGATTTTGTAATTTGAATATAgatccaaagtttcaacCACAGCATTCAGAACAACGGTGGACGTTTGAGAGATGTCATATTCAGTTTTAGGGAATAACTTACTTTTTTATTACATATCGTCCCTTAAACTCGTATTTCTATCCCGTTATATTTCACTCCGATTATCCAGAAAATCTCGAAATCGATTTGGGTAACAACACTGCAAGTATGCTAGACATAGGAGAAGCTTTGctgaaagatgatgatcAAGACCAGTACTTGATAGACAATAGTAAGCTGCCGCTATCGCAGctgattccaaagataGTAGCCGAAAGAGGGCGATTTGAGGATCTTAAGGAAGATGAACTGATAGATGAAATACTGGAGAACCACCAGCAACCTGCCAACGAGACAACAGTTCAGgaagaagaccaagaagattcCGAAAGCTTCATTAAACAAAAGATGGAAGTCATCACAGCAGTTCAGACGGCATTGAATGAAAGCTCGCTGTTACTGGATCTCGTCTCACTGTTAATATCCTGCACTAGACCAGCGGCTGGCTCAACCTCAATGTCCCCtcatttgaaacaacaCGCCAAATTAGGCTCATTGAATTGTGACGATATAAGTTCAAATGGGGAAGTATCCAGGCTTGCCGAGgaaaacaaagagaaacatTCTATTGTTGGCCTGGGGTGGAAATCGGATGCCTTGGATGTTGCATCCAAGCGGTTACTTTCAGCTTCAGAACGTCTAAATGATGAGGTattgaaggagaaaatgTATTGGGATAATATATTGGAAACCCTAGAGGCAAATGAAGTGATCCTGAAACTTAACAGTAAAGGTGGATTATCCAACTCGAAGGAAATTGGTGTGAAGTATGGTTTTGGAGACTCAGGGTCGACATATTTTGACCGAGGAATTgcacttttgaaaaagggACGAAGTTTTGGGGAGATCCATTTTAATAGAATAAACAATCTTCAGGTTGATAGAGACGAAAAAGTGGTAAAAGTTTCCATACTAAGTAAAGTAGACGATGAGTACACTCTAACTGGGGAGAGTAACTCCAGAAAATACTTAGacagtttgaaaaacttccaGATCAACCATACGAGTATAGTGGgtgaaattgaaagagcaagattttttatctttgaagaagagtttttccatcaacttttgaaagaggcAACAGAATTGATATCTTATCAGGTACAAGTTGATGGTAACAAAATCGTCGTCGATTTGGGCGAAGAGATCATTGAGATTGAAAGTGTGTTAGCAGAGACACAGCTGGATGACAACCAAGTGCCCCATAAAGAGTTAAGTCACAATCAACGCGCTGATTACATTACTATATTTCTAAGGCTCATGTTATGCGCACACTTTAGATCCAACCTAGAGAATAAACGCCACAATCCAACTGCTCTTACCGTTCACCCACCGGGAACTCCCAAACAGAAGGTCCAATTGAACCTTTTGAGACCATTGATAGGAAATTACAGGCACAATAAACATCTGCAACTATTGAAGAACATAATTGAGATGCTGATACGGAATATTTATCTGGACGACGAGAAGGTCTCCGAGATCATGGGCCAACATTTCAAGCTCACCAAACATCTGGCTGAGCCTAAATCTCAGCAAAACCAAGACCCGTTCATTCGGTGTAAAACCCCTCCAGTATCCGAATTTCTGTTGGAATTGCCTTCTCGCTCTGGCGAGTTCACACTGAAAGTTATAATTACTGTTTCTGCTACATCCAGTTTCTGTGGGTTACAAGTtcgtttgaaaatgttcaagattcttgaaaaagactcGGAGATGGTCCTGGATGTCACTTTCTCTGATGTCCGCGATGTGCAAGATTGTCTCTCATGGTCCTGGAATAGGTATCTTTGATTGGGTTATGCACGGGGAAGAATTATTTTCGGACGGGGTGTGCCCTTCTAGCTTATACTGAAAAACCATTCTTGACACTTTATATTTTTTGTCAATAAGTACACCAATAGACGATGACAATGAGCAAACCGAAAGTACTAGTCGTCGGCGCTGGTGGGATTGGTATGATCGGTGCCTACACTTTACATTACAACAAGCGCTGTGAAGTATCCGTAATCGTTCGATCCGATTATGAGTTGGCTCGGAAAAGGGGGATCAATATCGATAGCGTAGCTTATGGCAAGGTCGATAATTGGAAACCAGCCAACTTGGCTGCTAACACAACCGAGGCTATGGAAGCGTTTGGACCCTTTGATTATATTTATTTGGCTACGAAGAATATCCCAGATGGTTCAAATAAATGTGAGGATGTCATCAGACCCGCAGTCACCCCAGGTCTTACCACAATATTAATGGTTCAAAACGGAAtagatattgaaaatgccATGTTCGAAGCATTTCCAGCAAATATAGTTCTCAGCGGAGTAACTCTCTCGGGAGCTCAGAATCTCCATTTGGAGGTCAAACATGTTGGTCCCGAAGTGTGTACTattggattcttcaaacacCCCACTATCGATGAAAAAATACTAGAAGCAAAGGCTAAAGAATTCATTGAGTTATACAGCAATGACTTGAACACAATCACGTATGAGCCGGATGTCAGAAGTTCCCGTTGGAGGAAACTTGTGTACAATGCTTCTATTAATCCTATTACAGCACTGGCTGGCCTCGACTACTCAAGAGTAGAGCTATGCGATGGTAGGGCTACCGTTTTGCGACCTGCTATGGATGAAGTCGTTAAGGTAGCGCTGGCAGATGGCTACATTATACCAGATTCTCATGTGCAGGCCATGTTAGAGGTAAGCTCTGGATTATTTTATACCCCATCCATGTTAATGGATGTTAGAAACAACAACTTAACTGAGCTGGAAATAATCCTGGGAAACTGTGTAAAAATTGCAAGGCGGCACGAAGTCGCAACTCCAGTATTGGATACGCTATACGCTttaatgaagatgaaacaatttgacataaaggaaaaaaatggaatcATTAAAGTTGACACAACAATAAACAAAGACTATTCTACCTACGGGAAGGGTTTTTGAATCCAAACAGAagagtgaaaaaaattatataCAACTGTATACAGTCTATTAATCATTTATCTTAGTTTTTCTTGCCAGGATAAGTCTTCTTAGGGAAAGGATACGATGGTCCAACTTGTTGGATCGATTCGGCTGCCAACCATTGTCCGATgtcaatgttttcaaacagATCTTTACCTTGAACAAGACCAGCAACGAAACCAGCGGCGAAAGCATCACCGGCACCATTGGTGTCAACGACTTTGTCCGCAGCCAAAGGATGAACGACAATTTCAGAGATTTGAGCTTCACCTTGAGCATCAACGCGAACCACCAAGGTGGGGTCTAAACCTTGAGTGAAAATGACAGTTCTTGGCTTCTTTGAGTTGACTTTTGGTAGTTTAGCGATGTAAGTTGCAACCTCTACCAATGActtgtctttcaaatcatgGGATTCGGCATAGGCAGCAGCCTCAGATTCGTTACAAATGATATAATCAGCGTATGGAACAACTTGATCGAGAGGGTCTTTAAAAAACTGAGCAATGAATGGAGCTGAGAAGTTGATAACAAAGTCTTTGTTGTTCTCAGCAGCATGTTTTCCTAGCAAGATGATAGCCTCTGGAGACACAGTTAAGTGGAATCCACCAATGTAGAAAAAGGAAGCCTTCTCGACAAGCTCCCAATTTTCCGGCTTTTGTAAATGAGAAGGCTTGAAATGGTTTGCAGCACCCAAATCGGTGGCCAAACTTCTATTTGGGCCATTGATCAGAGCAGCACACTTACCAGTTCCAATGTCAGGTTGAACTTGGTACCTAGTGGCCAGACCGACAGATTTGTTGGCTTCGTGCAACTTCTCAGCGTATTTGTCGTTACCAACAGAACCAAAGTAGACTACAGAGATTTCTGGAAGTAGGTATTGAGCTCCTCTAGCAGTATTCTGTGCGGCACCACCGGCAACTAATTTAACAGAAGGATCTTTAAGGCCATCATCGAAAATTGGCATATGTTTCTCTTCTACCAAAATGGcatcattctctttcaatccGTACTTGTCAAGGTACTCTTTGGTGACATCGAACTGGATATCCAGTAGGGGATTTCCTAAACAGACTAATTTATAAAccattgttgttgaagaagggaTAATAACGGTTGGTGAAATTGTCTCTAATGAATATAGTCGACTTCGATTCACATGGTAAATGTTGGGATGTAAAAATCCAATATCACGTGGTATGGAATTTATTCTGGCACTAAACCTGCAGGAGATGAGGTCAAGGAAGGAGGGAACGATAACCGACGAGCGAGATCGCGAAATACGAAGTTATGTAGGGAATCTGCATTCTCAAAATGCATTACGATCGGAGCTAATCCAGCGTTGTCCAGGCGTATCGTACTAACCAGTCTGTCAGTACCTTCATAAAAAACCCTCAATTgtgcttctttgaatattgtTGTTGGCAAATAATGATTCATCCCATATATGATGACCCATTGCTGTGGTTACGACCGTTTCCTGCTGAACCCCGGAATCTACTGGAGAAACATTGGCATGAAATAGCAATCTCTTTTATCTTCTATCAAGTGCTATACTACTTGAGTGCACCGATTTGTGCCTATATTTTTGGGTCTCATTATACACATGAAATCtcaaagaagcaaaggATTAATTTTGATATCCATGTCGTTGCCCTTGTGCAGTCGTTTATTTCCATCTTGTTGACCCTGCCGCTGTTTAAGGACCCCATGTGgaaagaagatccaatCTTTGGACACACGcctttttccaatcttgtTTCTGCTCTGACTGCAGGTTATTTTATTTGGGATTCAATTGTATGTATCCagcatttcaaaatgtttgGGTTAGGGTTCTTATTACATGCCTTTGCCGCATTGTATGTGTTTATGATGGCTTTCAAGCCATTTTGCCAGCCATGGATCCCAGCATACCTTATCTTCGAATTATCTACTCCATTTGTGAATATCAACTGGTTTATTGCAAGATTACCTGACGGTTATGTCTCTACTAAGTTCACTGTTATCAACGGTTTGCTCCTAATGGTTACATTTTTCAGTGTCAGAATTGTGTGGGGACTCTATGCAGTTGTTCAAACATTTGCAGATTATTGGCCAATAAGAGACCAAGTTCCTGGTTGGCTGGCATTGCCGATTTTTGCATTAAACTTGTTGCTGGACGTCTTGAACATGTACTGGTTTTACAAGATGGTCCTAAttgccaaaaagaaattcaaaaagtccaagAGTAACGACGAAAAGCTTAAGAAAAGTAAATAAGGCGTCTCATGGCTGTAAAATTTCGTTAcatccttttcttttatgACTAAATGATTAATCTAAGTTTatttattcaagaaaagaaccACCGTGAGACAGATTACCATTACGGTGATTCCAAAAGCGACCAGCGCCAATGCTGCGTACTTGTAGGTCCTTTGGCGCCATGTAGCTTCAGCAGAAGTGCCTAACAGCTTGTAGCCAAATATTCCTGGTAAAATATAAGAAATGGAAGTCGATCCCGTAGCACCAACAACGGACAGCACTAAGCCTAGAGACGTGACGGATAATGCAATTGAATAAGCTAAGGCAATAATTATTGTAGTTAATATGATAAGCCTTTGGGTGGAGAGATGAACTGCGACTGGTTTCGAAGGAGTTTCTTCTATTGGAGAAAGGTTCGGATCGTTCAAATCAGTTTGGTCTTGTACGATTTGGGGAGGCCCTGAACCTTCAGGAGATTTGTTGGtaaaatcttcttgatcttcagTTAAAGGGCGACGCTCTTCACcctcatcatcaaattcatcaaattcGTCGTTAAGATCAGTTTTACCACTTGTTTGGTAAAAATGCACTATGTAATTTAAGGAGTTTCGACAGGGGTGGCATTGCAAGGGGAATGATAAAGTAACCAAGAACACAATTGCAATTCTTCCGACTGTAGAGGAAACATTTTGAGGATACATGGCAATGATGTTACTGATGATATTGTCACCAAATGTCAGGTAGCCACATATTCCGGTGACCATGTAGAGCACCATTGCTGTACTAATTGCTATACTGATGAACTTGTTCATATTCGCAGCGCTTTTATCACGCAGCTCATTaatcaatgaaaatgcGTTATGCTGTGAAGTGTaagaaacaacaaaaatAGGAAAGCTGCCCAGAAACTCTGTTATTGAAGTAGGTCCCACAGCTTTTATAGGTCCACGGACAATAGCTTCATCGGGGAAGATCAAATGCACCACGACGAGAACTACTAGGTATCCAACAGATGAGAGGGCCACTAGTGACGCGTATTTGAGGGATGTCAAATTTCTGAGGTAGCACAACGGAATTATTATTAACATGAACAGACTGATCCATAAATTTCTGGCCTCTAATGCTGGATGTTCAGCAAGTGTTGAATCCTTGACTAAGGCATGTACAATCTTAGGCATCAAATCACCAATAACCACCAGATAGGAGCAACCGACACCAAAACACTTGATCATAATAGCaatatcaaagaagatacTGGCTTTTGGGTAAGTAATTTGGGCCACCGTAAAGAACGAGGCGTGCCCTGGTGTCACGAACTGGGATACTTTAGTTTGCAGAAACAGCCCAAATAGAGACGCAAGCCCACTAAGTATAATCAGGAACACACCAAAAAGAATACCACTAGATCTAATGGCATAGGGCATGGCTAAGATCCCAGCACCTTGACTATGGTTAGTTTAGTTCACAAAAAGAGGGAATGCTGATCACTTACCAATCAGTGTATGCAATAGTCCTAAACTAGCCGTAAATGCGGAGCTCTTTCCAGTCATTTTGCAGGCAGAAGAAATGTAACTAGTGTTACTTTCTATTTGGATACAAAGACTATATACAGAAACAGTTCTTGAACTAGGTTTAAGGGTAAGGGCTCATAATACTTTACCAAACGAAGGTTGGCGATGActgattatataatcaatGTTCCTAAACATACATCTATGTACATGTTAAAATGCTCTTCGAACTAGTAACCCTTACGTTTGGCCTCATTTACAATTTGTAACAATCTCTTGAAACCTTTACCGAACCGGCGCTTATTGCGCTCCATGCGTAGCTCTGCCTTGGCCTTGCTTGGTCTTAAGTAGAATCGTTGTTTTCTGCGTTCTTGAGCGACATTGTTACTACGAACCAGGTTATTGagttgtttcaaagcttGACCTATGTTGCCGTCAATGACATCCACCGTTCTTCCTGCGGCAACTCCGGTTAATGGAGCGTTATGGCTTTCTGTTGGAGGAGAGAAGCAGTCATTCTTGTTTATTAAGCCACGTGATGAAGTaatgttcttcaaacttggagCGGGGAAAGCTGACTTCGATTGAAACCTAAGCCCGTAAACAAGATTTATTGGTCTTATCCTTTGAATGTAACTGGAAAACATTGGGAGCAGCTATTGGTCGGGTAGACTAGATTTTCTGACAAGCTCTAGCTGAAATTCCTTTTCCATCTGATGTCTAGATTGTTGATTGGTGCACGACTTGTGAATAGTGGctctttcaactttaaaATGACATCTCGGCTATAATCGATCTTCCTTGATCATGACTAGTTCTGTAGATAAAGTGAGTCAGAAGGTCGCTGACGTAAAACTGGGCTCCTCCAAGTCAACAAAGAATAACAAGAGCAAAGGTAAAGGAAAATCCAACAAGAATCAAGTGGttgaggatgatgatgaggatgattttgaaaaggcCTTGGAGCTTGCAATGCAATTAGATGCACAAAAACTAGCTCAGAAAAAAGCTGATGATGTGCCtcttgttgaagaagaagagaaaaaagttgaggaaaagattgaacagCAATATGACCCCATTTCCA
This window of the Komagataella phaffii GS115 chromosome 2, complete sequence genome carries:
- a CDS encoding Adenosine kinase, required for the utilization of S-adenosylmethionine (AdoMet); protein product: MVYKLVCLGNPLLDIQFDVTKEYLDKYGLKENDAILVEEKHMPIFDDGLKDPSVKLVAGGAAQNTARGAQYLLPEISVVYFGSVGNDKYAEKLHEANKSVGLATRYQVQPDIGTGKCAALINGPNRSLATDLGAANHFKPSHLQKPENWELVEKASFFYIGGFHLTVSPEAIILLGKHAAENNKDFVINFSAPFIAQFFKDPLDQVVPYADYIICNESEAAAYAESHDLKDKSLVEVATYIAKLPKVNSKKPRTVIFTQGLDPTLVVRVDAQGEAQISEIVVHPLAADKVVDTNGAGDAFAAGFVAGLVQGKDLFENIDIGQWLAAESIQQVGPSYPFPKKTYPGKKN
- a CDS encoding Vacuolar amino acid transporter, exports aspartate and glutamate from the vacuole yields the protein MFRNIDYIISHRQPSFGAGILAMPYAIRSSGILFGVFLIILSGLASLFGLFLQTKVSQFVTPGHASFFTVAQITYPKASIFFDIAIMIKCFGVGCSYLVVIGDLMPKIVHALVKDSTLAEHPALEARNLWISLFMLIIIPLCYLRNLTSLKYASLVALSSVGYLVVLVVVHLIFPDEAIVRGPIKAVGPTSITEFLGSFPIFVVSYTSQHNAFSLINELRDKSAANMNKFISIAISTAMVLYMVTGICGYLTFGDNIISNIIAMYPQNVSSTVGRIAIVFLVTLSFPLQCHPCRNSLNYIVHFYQTSGKTDLNDEFDEFDDEGEERRPLTEDQEDFTNKSPEGSGPPQIVQDQTDLNDPNLSPIEETPSKPVAVHLSTQRLIILTTIIIALAYSIALSVTSLGLVLSVVGATGSTSISYILPGIFGYKLLGTSAEATWRQRTYKYAALALVAFGITVMVICLTVVLFLNK